One region of Streptomyces rishiriensis genomic DNA includes:
- a CDS encoding cold-shock protein — protein MATGTVKWFNSEKGFGFIEQDGGGPDVFAHYSNIATQGFRELQEGQKVNFDVTQGQKGPQAENITPA, from the coding sequence ATGGCTACTGGCACCGTCAAGTGGTTCAACTCGGAAAAGGGATTCGGTTTCATCGAGCAGGACGGCGGCGGCCCCGACGTTTTCGCTCACTACTCGAACATCGCCACCCAGGGCTTCCGTGAGCTTCAGGAAGGCCAGAAGGTGAACTTCGACGTCACGCAGGGCCAGAAGGGCCCGCAGGCGGAGAACATCACGCCCGCCTGA
- a CDS encoding class I SAM-dependent DNA methyltransferase, giving the protein MTSSELWTRATADRYDAEESERSSAAALGPTLDFLAELAGDGRALEFAIGTGRVGVPLRERGVPVVGIELSEHMAAVLRRKIDEDRLPVAIGDMATTVVPGRFTLVYLVYNTITNLLTQEEQVECFRNAARHLAPGGRFVIELGVPPLRFLPPGQVAVPFDVSERHLGFDTFDLVEQMLVSHHLTRDAEDGRYRRGASLHRYAWPAELDLMARIAGLEPERRVADWDGAPFTQDSAKHISVWRKPA; this is encoded by the coding sequence GTGACGAGCAGCGAACTGTGGACCCGCGCGACCGCCGACCGCTACGACGCCGAGGAGAGCGAGAGATCCTCGGCCGCCGCGCTCGGACCGACTCTCGACTTTCTCGCCGAGCTCGCCGGGGACGGCCGGGCACTGGAGTTCGCCATCGGAACGGGACGCGTCGGCGTCCCGCTCCGGGAGCGCGGCGTGCCGGTGGTGGGCATCGAACTGTCCGAGCACATGGCGGCGGTACTGCGGCGCAAGATCGACGAGGACAGGCTCCCGGTCGCCATCGGGGACATGGCCACGACCGTCGTCCCCGGCCGGTTCACCCTGGTGTATCTGGTCTACAACACCATCACGAACCTGCTCACGCAGGAGGAGCAGGTCGAGTGCTTCCGCAACGCCGCACGGCACCTGGCGCCCGGCGGGCGTTTCGTCATCGAGCTGGGGGTGCCGCCCCTGCGGTTCTTGCCGCCCGGGCAGGTCGCGGTGCCGTTCGACGTCTCCGAGCGGCACCTCGGCTTCGACACCTTCGACCTGGTCGAACAGATGCTCGTCTCGCACCACCTCACCCGCGACGCCGAGGACGGCCGCTACCGCCGTGGAGCCTCCCTGCACCGGTACGCGTGGCCGGCCGAGCTCGACCTCATGGCGCGGATCGCGGGACTCGAACCGGAACGGCGTGTCGCGGACTGGGACGGCGCGCCGTTCACCCAGGACTCGGCGAAGCACATCTCGGTGTGGCGCAAGCCGGCCTGA
- a CDS encoding DUF4177 domain-containing protein: MSSPQVLEYKVVTFRESLIGDALDSDKLEKVLNKHAEDGWALKAITSADVKGRIGPGAVEGLLLTLERPRR; this comes from the coding sequence ATGAGCAGTCCCCAGGTACTCGAGTACAAGGTCGTCACCTTCCGCGAGTCACTGATCGGTGACGCGCTGGACAGCGACAAGCTGGAGAAGGTGCTCAACAAGCACGCCGAGGACGGCTGGGCCCTCAAGGCGATCACGTCCGCCGACGTCAAGGGCCGCATCGGGCCCGGCGCGGTCGAGGGCCTGCTCCTCACGCTGGAGCGCCCGCGCCGCTGA
- a CDS encoding APC family permease: MADDTTDARPPDGLKADAIGFVDALVIGLNATSPAYSLAAVIGPIVALVGIYAPGVLVASFVPMLLIASAFYYLNKVDQDCGTTFSWVTRAMGPWAGWLGGWAITMTGVLVVGSLADVAVSFALLAFGLDSWVDNDFVRQLLAVLLILVMTAVCVVGTEVSAKVQNVLILAQVVCLLAFVVVALYRVYAGTTTSDSVEPALGWLNPFGAGGSTLTGALLLGVFIYWGWESAVNLTEEVEDSATAPGKAGIWSTVVLLVTYVSVGFAVVAYAGTAFLAENADEEEFVFALLAGQVMGGWDWVVLLAVSTSALASTQTTIIPASRTALSMARRHALPAHFAHIHPRFRTPDVSTWWVAGIAIAWYLVLNRISTNALFDSLTALSLLIAFYYALTGVACAVYHRRHLTESVRHFVLIGAGPLVGAGLLAWLLVESVSDMSDAANSYTGASWLGVGPPLVIGVGIALAGVVLMVVWRLKSPAFWSERAGVADPDLVHGVPGKES; encoded by the coding sequence ATGGCCGACGACACCACTGACGCACGTCCGCCTGACGGGCTGAAGGCCGATGCGATCGGCTTCGTGGACGCCCTCGTCATCGGGCTCAACGCCACCTCGCCGGCGTACTCGCTCGCGGCGGTCATCGGCCCGATCGTGGCGCTGGTCGGCATCTACGCTCCCGGCGTGCTGGTCGCGTCGTTCGTGCCGATGCTGCTGATCGCGTCGGCGTTCTACTACCTCAACAAGGTCGACCAGGACTGCGGCACCACCTTCTCGTGGGTCACCCGGGCCATGGGGCCCTGGGCCGGCTGGCTCGGCGGCTGGGCCATCACCATGACCGGAGTGCTGGTCGTGGGGTCGCTGGCGGACGTCGCCGTGAGCTTCGCGCTGCTCGCCTTCGGCCTCGACAGCTGGGTCGACAACGACTTCGTACGCCAGCTGCTCGCGGTGTTGCTCATCCTCGTGATGACGGCCGTCTGCGTCGTGGGCACCGAGGTGTCCGCCAAGGTGCAGAACGTCCTCATCCTCGCCCAGGTCGTCTGTCTGCTCGCCTTCGTCGTCGTAGCGCTCTACCGCGTCTACGCGGGCACCACGACCTCCGATTCCGTCGAACCGGCGCTCGGCTGGCTCAACCCCTTCGGTGCCGGCGGCTCGACACTGACCGGGGCCCTGTTGCTGGGGGTGTTCATCTACTGGGGCTGGGAGTCCGCGGTCAATCTCACCGAGGAGGTGGAGGACTCCGCCACCGCTCCCGGCAAGGCGGGGATCTGGTCGACGGTCGTCCTTCTGGTGACCTACGTCTCGGTCGGTTTCGCCGTCGTGGCCTATGCCGGAACGGCCTTCCTGGCCGAGAACGCCGACGAGGAGGAGTTCGTCTTCGCTCTCCTCGCCGGTCAGGTGATGGGTGGCTGGGACTGGGTCGTGCTGCTGGCGGTCTCCACCTCCGCGCTGGCCTCGACGCAGACGACGATCATCCCGGCGTCCCGTACGGCGCTGTCCATGGCCCGCCGTCACGCGCTGCCCGCGCACTTCGCGCACATCCACCCGCGGTTCCGTACGCCCGACGTGAGCACCTGGTGGGTCGCCGGCATCGCCATCGCCTGGTACCTCGTCCTCAACCGGATCAGCACCAACGCCCTCTTCGACTCGCTCACCGCGCTGTCGCTGCTGATCGCGTTCTACTACGCCCTCACCGGCGTGGCCTGCGCCGTCTACCACCGCCGCCATCTCACGGAGAGCGTCCGCCACTTCGTGCTCATCGGGGCGGGCCCACTCGTCGGCGCCGGGCTGCTGGCGTGGCTCCTCGTGGAATCGGTCTCCGACATGTCCGATGCCGCGAACTCCTACACCGGCGCCTCGTGGCTCGGGGTCGGCCCCCCGCTCGTCATCGGCGTCGGCATCGCCCTCGCGGGTGTGGTGCTCATGGTGGTGTGGCGGCTGAAGTCACCCGCCTTCTGGTCGGAACGGGCGGGCGTCGCCGATCCCGATCTGGTCCACGGCGTCCCCGGCAAGGAGTCCTGA
- a CDS encoding universal stress protein, producing MAVVLGYDESPGAVRALRIAIETAAAFREPLVLVYGAAAPGPGGEEYRAHREAVREAGRVALDHAVTVAEAAGVSTTVEIIDQKPAPALVDSAARHGARFIVVGSWGESPMRGALLGSTPHKLLHLSSVPVLCVPTEP from the coding sequence ATGGCGGTCGTCCTCGGTTACGACGAATCTCCCGGCGCGGTACGCGCCCTGCGCATCGCGATCGAGACGGCGGCCGCGTTCCGCGAGCCGCTGGTGCTGGTCTACGGCGCCGCGGCCCCGGGGCCGGGTGGCGAGGAGTACCGGGCCCACCGGGAAGCGGTCCGCGAGGCCGGACGCGTCGCCCTCGATCACGCCGTCACGGTGGCCGAAGCGGCGGGCGTGTCCACGACCGTCGAGATCATCGACCAGAAACCGGCGCCCGCGCTGGTCGACTCCGCGGCACGCCACGGGGCGCGGTTCATCGTGGTGGGCAGCTGGGGCGAGAGTCCGATGCGCGGGGCGCTGCTGGGCTCGACCCCGCACAAGCTCCTGCACCTGTCGAGTGTTCCGGTGCTCTGCGTCCCGACGGAACCGTGA
- a CDS encoding YjbQ family protein: protein MSDAFTTRVLHIASGSRERVVDLTGDCETFLREVAAGRGGLLNVFVPHATAGIAIIETGAGSDDDLLAALHTLLPADDRWQHRHGSPGHGRDHVLPAFVPPHATLPVVDGRLELGTWQSVCLVDTNKDNPDRQVRLSFLG from the coding sequence ATGTCAGATGCGTTCACCACCCGAGTCCTGCACATCGCCTCAGGCTCCCGGGAGAGGGTCGTCGACCTCACCGGGGACTGCGAGACGTTCCTGCGTGAGGTGGCCGCCGGCCGTGGCGGTCTGCTCAACGTCTTCGTCCCGCACGCCACCGCCGGGATCGCGATCATCGAGACGGGCGCCGGAAGCGACGACGACCTGCTCGCCGCCCTGCACACCCTCCTCCCCGCCGACGACCGTTGGCAGCACCGGCACGGCAGCCCCGGCCACGGCCGCGACCACGTGCTCCCGGCCTTCGTCCCGCCCCATGCGACCCTGCCGGTCGTGGACGGAAGGCTGGAACTGGGCACCTGGCAGTCGGTGTGCCTGGTGGACACGAACAAGGACAACCCCGACCGTCAGGTGCGGCTGAGTTTCCTGGGGTGA
- a CDS encoding NAD(P)-binding domain-containing protein encodes MNNLREVEVVVIGAGQAGLAGAYHLRRTGLEPERDFVVLDRAPAPGGAWQFRWPSLTYGKVHGMHALPGMELTDADPARPSSEVVAEYFDAYERAFDLRVRRPVEVRAVREGSGGRLLVETSDGMWSARALINATGTWDRPFWPRYPGQETFRGRQLHTARYPGPEAFAGLRVVVVGGGASGTQHLLEIAPYAARTTWVTRRPPVFREGPFDEGAGRAAVALVEERVRQGLPPRSVVSVTGLPLNDAIRQGLADGVLDRLPMFDRITPEGVEWDDGRTVAADVILWATGFRAAIDHLAPLRLREPGGGIRVEGSRAVADPRVHLVGYGPSASTIGANRAGRAAVRDIRRLLAGEAVAA; translated from the coding sequence GTGAACAACTTGCGTGAGGTCGAGGTGGTCGTCATCGGCGCGGGCCAGGCGGGTCTGGCCGGCGCCTATCACCTGCGGCGCACCGGTCTCGAGCCGGAGCGCGACTTCGTGGTGCTGGACCGCGCCCCCGCCCCCGGCGGCGCCTGGCAGTTCAGGTGGCCGTCACTGACGTACGGCAAGGTGCACGGGATGCACGCGCTCCCTGGCATGGAGCTGACGGACGCGGATCCCGCCCGGCCGTCGTCCGAGGTCGTGGCCGAGTACTTCGACGCCTACGAGCGCGCCTTCGACCTGCGAGTACGGCGGCCGGTCGAGGTGCGGGCCGTGCGTGAGGGCTCCGGTGGGCGGCTGCTCGTCGAGACCTCCGACGGCATGTGGTCCGCCCGGGCCCTGATCAACGCCACGGGCACCTGGGACCGGCCGTTCTGGCCGCGCTACCCCGGCCAGGAGACCTTCCGCGGCCGGCAGCTGCACACCGCGCGGTACCCCGGTCCCGAGGCGTTCGCCGGGCTGCGGGTGGTCGTGGTGGGGGGTGGCGCGTCCGGTACCCAGCACCTGCTGGAGATCGCGCCGTACGCGGCGCGGACCACGTGGGTGACACGGCGGCCGCCCGTCTTCCGCGAGGGGCCCTTCGACGAGGGGGCCGGCCGCGCGGCCGTCGCGCTCGTGGAGGAGCGGGTGCGCCAGGGGCTGCCACCGAGGAGCGTGGTGTCCGTGACGGGTCTGCCGCTCAACGACGCGATCCGGCAGGGGCTCGCCGACGGGGTGCTGGACCGGCTGCCCATGTTCGACCGGATCACTCCGGAGGGCGTGGAGTGGGACGACGGGCGCACGGTCGCCGCCGATGTCATCCTGTGGGCGACCGGCTTCCGGGCCGCCATCGACCATCTCGCGCCGCTGCGGCTGCGTGAGCCGGGCGGCGGGATCCGGGTCGAGGGGTCGCGTGCCGTCGCCGATCCGCGCGTTCATCTGGTCGGCTACGGGCCTTCTGCCAGCACCATCGGCGCCAACCGGGCCGGCCGCGCGGCCGTACGGGACATCAGGCGGCTGCTCGCGGGAGAGGCGGTCGCCGCCTGA
- the mltG gene encoding endolytic transglycosylase MltG, producing the protein MQMNTPPRSTIRLTRRGRLVLIATGAFVAGAAVAVPLLSLESPGEKPKPATLVIPEGWRASQVYEAVDKALALPAGTTRNALPKAGLKLPNEAEGNPEGYLFPATYPLDEKATPQTLLAYMVDTANKRFNGAPTAAGAQRNAMNVYQAVTVASLVQAEAATKADMGKVARVVFNRLERGMPLQMDSTINYALNRFTLKTTENDTRVESPYNSYQRMGLPPTPIDNPGEEALRAAISPTPGDWLYFVTVKPGDTRFTANYAEHQRNVAEFTRNQRSPKSQSAAAG; encoded by the coding sequence ATGCAGATGAACACTCCGCCACGGAGCACGATTCGACTGACGCGCCGGGGCCGTCTCGTCCTCATCGCGACCGGAGCCTTCGTGGCCGGCGCCGCCGTGGCGGTGCCGCTGCTGAGCCTGGAGAGCCCGGGGGAGAAGCCGAAGCCGGCCACCCTGGTCATCCCGGAGGGCTGGCGCGCGAGCCAGGTCTACGAGGCCGTCGACAAGGCGCTCGCCCTGCCGGCCGGCACCACCCGGAACGCGTTGCCGAAGGCCGGGCTGAAGCTGCCGAACGAGGCGGAGGGGAACCCGGAGGGCTACCTCTTCCCGGCGACGTATCCGCTGGACGAGAAGGCGACGCCGCAGACCCTGCTGGCCTACATGGTCGACACCGCCAACAAGAGGTTCAACGGGGCGCCGACGGCGGCCGGCGCGCAGCGCAACGCCATGAACGTCTACCAGGCGGTCACCGTCGCCAGCCTCGTGCAGGCCGAGGCCGCCACCAAGGCGGACATGGGCAAGGTGGCCAGGGTCGTGTTCAACCGCCTGGAGCGCGGCATGCCGTTGCAGATGGACTCCACCATCAACTACGCGCTGAACCGCTTCACGCTCAAGACGACGGAGAACGACACCCGTGTCGAGAGCCCCTACAACTCCTACCAGCGCATGGGTCTGCCGCCGACGCCGATCGACAACCCCGGTGAGGAGGCGCTGCGCGCGGCCATCAGTCCCACCCCGGGCGACTGGCTGTACTTCGTCACGGTCAAGCCGGGCGACACCCGCTTCACGGCGAACTACGCGGAACACCAGCGCAACGTCGCCGAGTTCACTCGCAACCAGCGGAGCCCGAAGAGTCAGTCGGCGGCGGCCGGCTGA
- a CDS encoding ABC transporter ATP-binding protein: MPRDHIDWTPSPGASSEQPRQVRRILTLFKPYRARLAVVGVLVAAASLVAVATPFLLKETLDVAIPEGRTGLLSLLALGMILSAVLSGVFGVLQTLISTTVGQRVMHDLRTAVYDRLQRMSLAFFTRTRTGEVQSRIANDIGGMQATVTSTATSLVSNFTSVVATIIAMVALDWRLTVVSLLLLPVFVWISRRVGNERKKITTQRQKQMAAMAATVTESLSVSGILLGRTMGRSDSLTRSFADESEQLVDLEVRSNMAGRWRMAVIGIVMSAMPAFIYWTAGVALQLGGPDVSLGTIVAFVSLQQGLFRPAVSLLSTGVQIQASLALFQRIFEYLDLPVDITERDDAIRLDRIKGEVRFESVAFRYDDKGGPVLDGIDIDVPAGGSLAVVGPTGAGKSTLGYLVPRLYDVTGGRVTLDGVDVRDLDFDTLARAVGVVSQETYLFHATVADNLRFAKPDATDEELYAAARAAQIHDHIAALSDGYDTVVGERGHRFSGGEKQRLAIARTILRDPPVLILDEATSALDTGTEQAVQQAIDALSANRTTLTIAHRLSTIRGADQIVVLDSGQVAERGTHEELLERNGRYAALVRRDARLEPTR, from the coding sequence ATGCCCCGCGATCACATCGACTGGACCCCCTCGCCCGGCGCCTCGTCCGAACAGCCCCGACAGGTACGCCGCATCCTGACCCTCTTCAAGCCCTACCGTGCCCGGCTCGCGGTCGTCGGCGTGCTGGTCGCCGCCGCCTCGCTGGTCGCCGTCGCCACCCCGTTCCTCTTGAAGGAGACGCTGGACGTCGCCATTCCCGAGGGGCGCACCGGCCTGCTGAGCCTCCTCGCCCTCGGCATGATCCTCAGCGCCGTCCTGAGCGGTGTCTTCGGCGTCCTGCAGACCCTGATCTCCACGACCGTCGGCCAGCGCGTCATGCACGACCTGCGGACGGCCGTCTACGACCGCCTCCAGCGGATGTCTCTCGCCTTCTTCACGCGCACACGCACCGGCGAGGTGCAGTCCCGCATCGCCAACGACATCGGCGGGATGCAGGCCACCGTCACCTCCACCGCCACCTCGCTGGTCTCCAACTTCACCAGCGTGGTCGCCACCATCATCGCGATGGTCGCCCTCGACTGGCGGCTGACCGTCGTCTCGCTGCTCCTGCTGCCGGTGTTCGTCTGGATCAGCCGCCGCGTGGGCAACGAACGCAAGAAGATCACCACCCAGCGTCAGAAGCAGATGGCCGCGATGGCCGCCACGGTCACCGAGTCGCTGTCGGTCAGCGGCATCCTGCTCGGCCGCACGATGGGCCGCTCCGACTCCCTCACGCGGTCCTTCGCCGACGAGTCCGAGCAGTTGGTCGACCTCGAGGTGCGGTCGAACATGGCCGGACGCTGGCGGATGGCCGTGATCGGGATCGTCATGTCCGCCATGCCGGCGTTCATCTACTGGACCGCGGGCGTGGCCCTCCAGTTGGGCGGCCCCGACGTCTCCCTCGGCACGATCGTCGCCTTCGTCTCGCTCCAGCAGGGGCTGTTCCGCCCGGCCGTCAGCCTCCTGTCGACCGGTGTGCAGATCCAGGCCTCCCTCGCCCTCTTCCAGCGCATCTTCGAGTACCTCGACCTGCCCGTCGACATCACCGAGCGGGACGACGCGATCCGTCTCGACCGGATCAAGGGCGAGGTCCGCTTCGAGAGCGTCGCCTTCCGGTACGACGACAAGGGCGGTCCCGTCCTGGACGGCATCGACATCGACGTCCCGGCCGGCGGCAGCCTCGCGGTGGTCGGCCCGACCGGCGCCGGCAAGTCCACGCTGGGCTACCTGGTGCCGCGCCTCTACGACGTGACGGGCGGCCGGGTCACCCTGGATGGCGTCGACGTCCGGGATCTCGACTTCGACACCCTCGCGCGCGCGGTCGGCGTCGTCTCGCAGGAGACGTACCTCTTCCACGCCACGGTCGCCGACAACCTGCGCTTCGCCAAGCCGGACGCCACCGACGAGGAGCTGTACGCGGCCGCGCGGGCGGCGCAGATCCACGACCACATCGCCGCCCTGTCCGACGGCTACGACACGGTGGTCGGCGAGCGCGGCCACCGGTTCTCCGGTGGTGAGAAGCAGCGGCTGGCCATCGCCCGCACCATCCTGCGCGACCCGCCGGTACTGATCCTCGACGAGGCGACCAGCGCCCTCGACACCGGCACGGAACAGGCCGTCCAGCAGGCCATCGACGCCTTGTCGGCCAACCGCACCACGCTCACCATCGCCCACCGGCTGTCCACCATTCGGGGTGCCGACCAGATCGTGGTCCTCGACTCCGGCCAGGTGGCCGAACGGGGCACGCACGAGGAGCTGTTGGAGCGGAACGGGCGGTACGCGGCGCTGGTGCGACGGGACGCCCGCCTGGAGCCGACAAGATGA
- a CDS encoding MarR family winged helix-turn-helix transcriptional regulator gives MTTPDSDSLLAEQLLRLTRRVHRIQKHHLERSGLGVTPAQARLLRTLAHCDSPPRMADLAERLEVVPRAVTTLVDGLEGSGKVRRVPDPTNRRVIRIELTEDGRGALRQLRGARMSAAEEILDPLTELERQVLSGLLDALVDGPPDRTPKQGQGPGQGPGHEHGHDHGPRQGRNC, from the coding sequence ATGACCACCCCCGATTCCGACAGTCTGCTCGCCGAGCAGCTGCTGCGGCTCACGCGCCGGGTGCACCGCATCCAGAAGCACCACCTGGAGCGGAGCGGGCTCGGCGTCACCCCGGCCCAGGCCCGGTTGCTGCGCACACTGGCGCACTGCGACTCGCCGCCGCGCATGGCCGACCTCGCCGAGCGGCTCGAGGTGGTGCCCCGGGCCGTCACGACGCTGGTGGACGGGCTGGAGGGGAGCGGCAAGGTGCGTCGGGTGCCGGACCCCACCAACCGGCGTGTGATCCGGATCGAGCTCACGGAGGACGGCCGCGGGGCCCTGCGGCAGCTGAGGGGCGCACGGATGTCCGCTGCGGAGGAGATCCTCGATCCGCTGACGGAGCTCGAGCGTCAGGTGCTGAGCGGGTTGCTGGACGCGTTGGTGGACGGGCCACCGGACCGGACGCCGAAGCAGGGACAGGGACCGGGACAAGGACCGGGGCACGAACACGGACACGACCACGGACCGCGGCAGGGGCGCAACTGCTGA